A region of the Thermogladius calderae 1633 genome:
ATACTGTTGGGCGACCTGAGGAAGGTGGCGGACATAAACAAGCTCGCCGACAAGTACGGTCTCGACACGATCTCGCTGGGGAACTCGATTGGATTCCTCATGGAGGCCAGCGAGAAGGGCCTAGTGAGGGAGAGGGTCGAGTGGGGCGACTACAAAGTGGTGAGAGAGCTCACCGAGGACGTGGCTTTTAGGCGTGGCTTGGGCGGGTTCCTCGCAGAGGGCGTAATGAGGATGAGTACGGCACTCGGAGGCGAGGCGCTCGAGTTCGCAATGCACGTTAAAGGCCTCGAGATATCGGCCTACGACTGCCACGCAGCCCCAGCGATGGCGCTCGCATACGGCACCTCGCCTATAGGTGCTCATCACAAGGACGCCTGGATCATAAGCTACGAGGTCAGGACGGATAGGCTCGGATACACGAGGGAGAAAGTCGAGAGGCTTGTGTACCTTCAGGACGTGAGAGGAGGGATGTTCGAGTCTTTAACCGTGTGTAGGCTCCCGTGGGTGGAGTTAGGGCTAGACCTCGACTACTACTTGAAGATGCTGAGCCACGTCACGGGTATCGAGTGGAGCTGGGGCATGATACGCGAGGTCGCAAACAGGATCTACACGTTGATAAGGGCCTTCTGGATAAGGGAGTTCGACGGGTGGAGCAAGTACTACGACTACCCGCCGGCTAGGTGGTTCAAACACCCGTTGACTAAGGGCCCGTACAAGGGTGTCAAGCTAGACCCTGCGAAGTACGAGCAGATGCTCCAGGAGTACTACGCTCTGAGGGGCTGGGACAGCAACGGCGTACCGAAGCCCGAGACCCTCAGTAAGCTCGGACTCACGTTCGTCGAAGACACGTTGAAGAGAGTTGGAGTACTGGTATGATAGCCTTAACGGGGAGAGTAGTCTCCGGTCTCGGCGAGGGGGCTCTCTACGTAGACTTGTACAGGGTGTTTTTTATCAAGTATCTAGAGATAGACCCTTTCCCCGGCACCCTCAACATCGAGGTCGACAACCCCGTCTACGTAAGCGAAGTTCTCGGGATGATCAACCCCGTGAGAATACCACCGCCTAGACCGGGCCTCGGCGGCGTGTTGGCGTACCCGGGTCTAATTCACAACCTCCGCGTCTATGTTGTGAGACCCGAGAAGACGAATCACCCACCGAGGATAGTAGAGATCGTCTCCGAGAGGTATCTGAGAGGCTACCTCAGGCTGAAAGACGGGGACCCTGTCACGGTTGTTTTACTAGCGTGAGATGGCACGAGTCGCTATTATTGTTTAAAATAGGTTTCACGATATTAGTTAAGAGTGTCTCGTTAACGAGAGAGACTTGACTCTTTAAGGCGCTTACTATGTCAAGCAAGACCTCAGCTGTTAGGATTGTGAACTTCACTAAGCGCTTCGGGAGCTTTACTGCCGTGGACAACTTGAACTTGGAGATATACGACAGGGAGATCTTCGGCTTTCTAGGCCCAAACGGCTCCGGTAAGACGACGACCTTGCTCACGATAGCGACAGTTTACAAGCCGACTAGTGGCGACATATACGTGTACGGACACAGCGTGACGAAGGAGGACTACGAGGTAAGGAAGCTTGTCGGGATAGCGTTCCAGGACCCAAAGGCGCTGTGGATAGACAAAGTACAGGACTTGTTAGAGTGGCATGCTAGAGTGGTCGGGCTCAGCAGAGTGGAGGCCAAGAACGTTGTTAAAGAGGTTCTGGAGACTCTCGAGCTGTGGGATCACAGGAACAAGTACTTCTACCAGCTAAGCGGGGGCACGCGCAAGAAAGTCGAGTTGGCCAAGGTACTCATCCAGCGGCCGCGGCTGGCTATACTGGACGAGCCCACGGCCCAAGTAGACGTGCCCACGAAGCACAAGCTCTGGGATATCATTAAGATGATGAGAGACGAAGGCTCGACTATAATAATCGCCACGAACGACATGTTCGAGGCCGAGAAAGTCTGCGAGCGGATCGGGATCATATACAAGGGTAGGCTGGTCACGGTCGACACTATTAGCGGCCTAAAGGACAAGATACCCAAGGGCGACGTAATAGAGGTCACGATCGAGGGCGACGGGTTAAGGGACAGGTTATTGAGCATGTTGAGCGAGATAGGTAGGGTCGACTACAGCGGCAACGTCATAAGGGTCTTCGTCGAGAGAGCCGAGGAGAAGGCCTTGTTCGTCGCGGACATGTTGAGGTCTGCCGGAGTTAAGGTAAAGTCGCTGATGATCAAAGAGCCCACGCTAGACGACGTCTTCATGTACTTTACGGGGGCGAGGCTCATTGAGAGCAGTCAGTAGCCGAGACCTCGTAGACCTCCTCCACGTAATAGAGTGGGACGTTAGGAAGCTCAGACGCCAGACTCTTTTCGTGGCTATGAGGACAACGTGGTTCATACTACAGGTCATAGTATTCGGTACGAGCATCTCCCTGCTCGTCAGGTCCTTCCCGGGTCTCAACTACTACGACTTCTACCTCCTCGGCGTCTTCACGACGCTTGTCTACTCTGTCAGCATAGCTCGGGGTTACGAGATCGCAGACGAGTTCGACGAAGGTATTGTAGAGTACCACCTGGCGCTCCCGGTAAAGAGGAGCACGCTAGCCCTGGGGCGCGTCCTGGGAGGGTCGGTGGCCTCGTTCCTCTTCACCCTCCCAATGTACGCCTTCATAATGTTCATGATCAGGCCGGACAACGTCTTCTACGTCCTCGTATCTCTCGTAGCTATATACTTGTTCTCGGCGGGAGTAGTAGGTTTGGTAATAACGGTAGTCCTGAGCGTCAAGTCAACTGATGCCACAGACATCTTAATGGGGGTTATCGACGCCCTCCTCGTCAGGCTCAGCACGGTGTTCTACCCAGCACCGATAATAGCGAAGGTGCTACCCTACTACTACGCGTCTCTCGCCAACCCTATATCGAGCGTCTCCGACTTCCTAAGGGTTTTGTTCCTACCCGAGTACGCGGTCTACGCTAGCCTCCCACCCCAGGGCCAGGTAGCCTACATCGTGGGGCTCGCAGTGGGCTTCTCGTACTTGGCGATATACGTCATTTCGCATAAACTCGAGGCGGGTGGCTGGAGGTAAGGTCTGAAATGAAGAGCGTACTCGTCATAGCCACTAGGGACTTGAAGAGGTTCTGGAGTTACAGGTTCTGGCTAGCTGGGCAAATAGTGATGAACGTCGCGGACATAGTGATCTTCGGCCTGTTGTTCAACAACATGATCAACAGGAGCCTTATACCCGACTACATCAAGTTCGTCACGCCTGGCATACTCTCCCTAGCGCTGTTCATATCCAGCTTCAGTATAGGGAGGGA
Encoded here:
- a CDS encoding DUF120 domain-containing protein — translated: MIALTGRVVSGLGEGALYVDLYRVFFIKYLEIDPFPGTLNIEVDNPVYVSEVLGMINPVRIPPPRPGLGGVLAYPGLIHNLRVYVVRPEKTNHPPRIVEIVSERYLRGYLRLKDGDPVTVVLLA
- a CDS encoding ABC transporter ATP-binding protein — its product is MSSKTSAVRIVNFTKRFGSFTAVDNLNLEIYDREIFGFLGPNGSGKTTTLLTIATVYKPTSGDIYVYGHSVTKEDYEVRKLVGIAFQDPKALWIDKVQDLLEWHARVVGLSRVEAKNVVKEVLETLELWDHRNKYFYQLSGGTRKKVELAKVLIQRPRLAILDEPTAQVDVPTKHKLWDIIKMMRDEGSTIIIATNDMFEAEKVCERIGIIYKGRLVTVDTISGLKDKIPKGDVIEVTIEGDGLRDRLLSMLSEIGRVDYSGNVIRVFVERAEEKALFVADMLRSAGVKVKSLMIKEPTLDDVFMYFTGARLIESSQ
- a CDS encoding ABC transporter permease; translated protein: MRAVSSRDLVDLLHVIEWDVRKLRRQTLFVAMRTTWFILQVIVFGTSISLLVRSFPGLNYYDFYLLGVFTTLVYSVSIARGYEIADEFDEGIVEYHLALPVKRSTLALGRVLGGSVASFLFTLPMYAFIMFMIRPDNVFYVLVSLVAIYLFSAGVVGLVITVVLSVKSTDATDILMGVIDALLVRLSTVFYPAPIIAKVLPYYYASLANPISSVSDFLRVLFLPEYAVYASLPPQGQVAYIVGLAVGFSYLAIYVISHKLEAGGWR